GGGCCGCGACAATCGGGAGCCGAGCCATACTCGCTGGAAGGATTCCAGAGATTGCGAGGCACTTATTGCTTGTGTAGCGGTATGGCGACGGATGGAGGACGCTGCCATAGATTTACTGGCGATTTCACCTGTGAGGAAGCCTTCTCGGAGTTTAGTGCTCGGTTGTTAGAAGTGTGGTACGGAGGAAGTTCAATGGATTCAATTCAATCGCAGTGTTTTTGGGTCTTGGCGCGGATGATCCGCTCCGGGGATTTTTATATCAACCTCGACCATGACTATGATTTATACTTCCCCACTTCTACCTAGAATTTAATATCAAACATAGTGCTATTGTCCTGATTGTGCTATCAACAGCctatatacatacaatccTTTACGCTCATATGGATATTCACACTATGTGCAGCACTGTACACAGAAGTAAAGTCACAAAGAATTAAAGGGTTAAAGCTCTCCACTCGAATCAAGGGTTATGGATAGAGACGGAGGCCGACCCCGAGGCCGTCTGAGAATGAATACTCCCTGGCGGCGCacttccaccttctccttgcgGCATGCCCCCTGCTTCGGCCGGCGGGTGTGAACCTGCTCCAGCGTTCTGGTTGTCTCTCTCATCCTCTTGACCAGGTCCGGGCATTCggatttccttctttccatttGCTTTGTAGTGGAGTACCATATCTCCCGATGAACGCCAAATATGAGTGCGAATCGTCGCCAGAGTCATGTTGGGGGGTATCAGCTAGTTCAACGTTAGGGACCTTCTTGACTGCATCGAACACAAACGTGACATAGACATACAACTTTGTGACAGTACAGTTCCAAGTACTCTTCCGGTTTCATCGCATTCTCTTCGGGTTCGTCAGGATTCGGTGGGTCGATTCGCTCCGCCACATACGCGAGGATCTTCTTCGCTCGTAGCATGCGGTTTGCATTCAGCCGATTGTTGGTTGTGTTGCCATTTGCCACATTGCTAGATGATCATTAGTTTGCTACCTCCCAAGCAATTATGGTATTAGATGGATCCTCTACATACACTTCTGGCTTTACAACAGGTGGCAAAAGATCATCATATGGTTTCAGCGTAAAAGCGATCTTGACGGGTTCCTTGAAAGGCACTTGGTTCTAAAGAGAGTGTTAGCAGCAATGTGGGCCACCATGAAGAGGAGGCATACCTTGAGTAGCAGATCAGCAAGCCAGAGAGGAATCGACTTCTCCAATTTATCGATCTCTTCCCGGATACTTCCTACACTGCCCCGGTAGAGGTCAGAAGCCACAGCGGTTTCTCCCGTTTCTTCTTGTATCAGTACTGCAACACGGTCCGGTATATTCAGTGCCGGTGTTTCATTCTCCTGACTCGGGGCGAAGGCTGGTGTCAACTCTTGCCCTGGGTGTGCAGAGATATGCTCGTCGTATTCAGAGCGAATGCGCTCAATAAAGCCGCCTAGGTTGTTTTCAaacaccttctcttccttgactgAGGACTTGTCGGACTCCTCCaccttttcctcttgaaTCTGGGGTTTAACTTCCGATGAAGTCCGTCCGAGTTTCTTCGGGAAGTCCATTCTGAACTTCTTTCCAAACAAAGAGCTGCCCTTTTTCCGCTCCTCTTTATCAGGCTCCATCGGTGATTGTGGAAGAGCTGTTGGTGTCGGCTCTCCTGGTGTCGGCAATGCCTTATCGGTATCCAATGGAGGTAGGCCATGGGTTCTAGGCGATGAGAGATAGTCACTCGACTTGTCCGACAGAGAGCTCCTCGTCATATCAGCAGTGGGATGAGACGTGAGGTAGTCAGAAAACTCTCCCGGTGAGGTGCCGAGATGACTATTATTGCTAGCATTTGGGTTAAGTGTTGGAGTCGCGAGAGATCCGGGGCTGTTGGCGAACCCGATCCCAAAGCCTGGAGTCGAGGGGCTACCAATAGATTCGTATCCGAGCCTCAGggatgatattgatgggTCAAAAGATGTAGCCAGATTCCGTGATCCATCTGCAAATGGTATATCCATAGGGGCAGAGGTATTCGACAAATTTAATTTTGCAATCTCCTCGGCCTTTGCTAGGGCAGCGCTACGATATTCAGAGTCACGTTTGAGCTCTTCCTCTATCAAAGGAGCAAAGAGCCAGCGCAAGATCCATTTACCTAGGTTGACTATGGTTTGACTGTTAGCTAATACTCCCGAGtgggtggtggaggggggTTGTGTTAAACATACTCCTTTGGTCGTCACGAATCTGTGAATAATCTGACAATTCGGCCTCATCGGCGTAGACCTCGGCATCGAAGCAGCGACCGGGTTCCAGTATCACAGACAATCTTCCAGTACGGATATCGATCGTGCACCAGTGAGCAATGCTTTCAATCGTGTTGAGCTCGGATGCAACATCGTCTATATGACGCTTGCCGTATGACTGAATTGGCACACACTAAAGTCATGGGTTAGTGAGGTCTTCCATAGAGATTTCCCTTTCAGGTGGCTTCACTTAACAAGGCATACCTTGAGAAGGTCCCAAAGAACCACTTCGCCAGCAGAATCCTGCGTCAATGTACGCTTTCTGTCATTCAAAAAGAAATACTTGATCAATCCATGCTGGCCCTCAATTGTGTCATCTGGCAGCGTATGGACAGGAAGTGTAAGCCCCAGGTCGTCGTCTATCTCGGAAGACGGTGACTGCGCATTTGCATTCGAATGCGGTTGGGCAGTTTCGGGTACCCTTGCTTTGGGGAACGTCGATGTGTTCGAGAGCAAAAGAACCGAGTCATACGGAATCTTCTCCGGTCGATTATCTGCCGTCTTCGATTTCTCTGTTGTTGCAGTTTCAGTACCTGACGCAGTTTCTCGCTCCCTTGATGATGGTGGCTCGATGTCGGCAGTGGTGTCCACGTCATTCCAACGGTTAATACTGGATTTTGGTGTCGCAGTCCAGATGTAGTCTCCCGCTGCTACAACATTGACTACTCCGTCGTGCTCTTGCAACGTTGCGACACAGAGACCTTGCTCAATATCCGCCGAGTAGCGCGTGTCAGTTTTCGCAACAAGTCCAGACCGGTCACTCGAGTAAAAGACGGATAGCTGGGGGTGGTTCGAATAAAGCGACCAAACACTGTCATTGTGCATGGTTAATGTGTGCATGCACCTTCCAGCGGTTAGGGACCAGATCTTGACCGTTTGGTCAGACGATGCCGTCATGATCGTATCCCCATCGCGATTTACCAAAATATCTCGAATGTTATCTGTATGTCCGACAAATTTGGTGATCAGCTTCCCCGATTTCGGATCCCACACTCTGACCACACTCTCTGGCCCGCCGCTGGCGATCACAGACGATACGGCCCCGAGTGCATATACAGACCCTTTGGCCGTGCTATCCCCTCCGCAGGCGTCAATATTCAATACCTCCCCGCCGCCATTCAAATCCCACAGGTAGACTTTGTGATCTAGACCTCCGGATGCGACCCAAGAGGCATGGCTCCCCGGTGTGGCCAGAGCTTTAACGTAATCCGCATGTTTCCCTATCGGGTCCGAGACTTCCGTACATTCGGAATGCGGTCGCCATAGTCGTACAGTGGTATCGGAGGATGCAGAGACTAGAGCCGAGTTGTTCTTGGTTAGAACAATGTCATTGATCCAGTGGCTGTGCGCCTGGACTTGATTTCGAAATGTCGTAGGAGCCGGTTTCGAAGCGCCGAAGGTGGGAGGGGAGGATGACTTCAGCGATAGATTTAGATCCCATGAGCAGATGACACCATCGCGACCAGCAGAGTACCTGTTTCACGGACGGTAGTTAGCGCCGAGCTGACGGCGACACCGGAGAAGACAGGAAAGCGAGGACCGTTCCCAGGGCACGGCAAGGATTCCGACAGGAAAGCCGAAATCGAGGAGTTAGAGGGTGCTCACAAAATGGAATTATCTGTGTCAATTTCTAGGCCATTTACCCCCAGTCGATGGCCACCGGGGGCATCAGGCAGAGGTAGCACTGAGCAGAGCGAAAAACAATCGTTAGTGGAGGATCTACTAGTGAGACAGGTGTAAGACCAGGCAGCAGAAGCACCACCGAGAGAGCAAATCGATAGATTGAATTCAACAAGAATAATAACATACCATATGTGATCCTCTGGTGACTTAATTTCCGGGCCATGTAGCGTTGAGGTCCTCCGGAGAGGGCGAGTTGAGGAGGAAGTGCGGAGGAGACGGCGCTCAGTGCGGAGGTTACACCAAGTGGGCGGTCGATCACTCAAGTAGTCGCAACAGTCGCAACGGTGAGCATCCCCTCTTGCGTCTTAAGtacaagaaggaaaggaaagtaagaaaagaatatagattaataacAACGCGCAAAAAGTTAAAAAGGAACAATACACCAAAGAGAAGGGGTACCAGGTGAATTTAAAGGAGGGAACCACGGCACGAGAGAAtaggagagggaaagagaaagagctACCGTGTAAGTGGTGTGCCTGGAAATGACAAGCGTGGACTCTTTTTGATTATCTTAAGTTTAGTCCCGACGGTcatccctcctcctcacATGATGCGTTCCAACGCGGTGCAGTGAATTACTACATAGAATAGTAGTATACAATCTATCCTTTCACTACTGCCTTTGTTTATTCCATTCTTTGATTCGATTCTTTCATCTCTACACAGCACAAGTACATTGAGCCGAACCAGTGCGGGATGTTAATTACTTACTTACTTAGTACTACTAAGTAGTATTACTCCACACTCCTTCCATGTCAAGTTGCAGTGATATCATTTGCCGGGGTTTGTCTTGACCGCCGCAGTTCGTCCGATCCATTGAACTGAACATACTAATACTTTTCTAGTAAGTGCTAGTATGTTCAATGATTGTTCACTTCAATCAACGACTATAACTGACCTCTTTGTACACATGGATATGTGCAGAACatagactactagtagctACTACTATACTATGAATACCCGGccggtactccgtattgcaGATTTATATGCCACTAGCCAATAGAATCAATTCGTACGCTTTACTGACTCAACGCAAGCCCTACATCCATTAGCACGGATTACCAGGAGTACCATATATGAACCATAGGACCAATTCAACTCGCTATATACATGATTCCAAGATGCAATGTAGAACTGTGATCCCTCATGAATTTGGCTGACTTCCTGTATCCTGATAAGCTCCATGAGTGAGGTCATCGGGACATTTATAAGCATGATTTATAGACGTCTGGGCGAGTTCCGTCTTACATAGTATGCTCCAACTAAACCTTTCTCCTCAAGAAGAACAGACAAGACAGTAGTaaataaaagcaaaaatgGATATCCCAATCATCTCAATCAAGCCCTTCTATCAACCACCTTCGCGCAACGAAAACCGCGCGCCTGAATCGCCCACCATTCAGAAGACGATCCAGGCCCTCCAACTACAGCCTCACCCGGAGGGAGGTTATTACTGCGAAACAGATCGCCATCCGCTCCGGATTCCAAATCCCTACTGTGACGACATGGACAACAGAAAGACAGTCACAGAGCCAGATGGTGAGAAAGCTACCCGGTCAGCGAGCACTACGATCTACTACTTCATCACGCCGGGTTCGCCGATGGGGTATTTCCATCGAAACCGGAGTCGCACGGTGCATACCCTTCATCGTGGCCGAGGTCGGTACGTCATCTTACATGCCGACCGGGCGAAGGAGAATGGAGGGATAGCGCCCATTGAATCGTTTGTGGTGGGCCATCGGATTGAAAAGGGAGAGCGACTGCAATGGGTGGTGGATGGCGGAAAGTATAAATGCAGTTATCTGTTGCCTGATTCTGATGGCGACTTGCCTGACGATAACAAGTCAGAGGGGTTGTTAATCAGCGAGGTCAGTGGTCCATGTCAGAAAGTTGCTAGTATCATAAGGAATGGAAGCTGACGATTGATAAGACCGTTGTTCCAGGATTTGAATTCTATGACCATGACTTCCTGacggcggagaagatggagcaACTGCTGACTACTGAACAGGTTGAGGAGCTGAAGTGGATGGTAAGGGAGACCTGAGACCATGTATGATGCAGGTATATGCTATGTTACCTCGTCTATTTGAAAGGCTATGATATATTGTACAAGCGATGAGATTAATTATACATTTATTCGTCCTGTGACCTACTTTTCCTTTCAAGGGAATTCCACGCCCATTGGTAACTACCCAAGAACACAGCACCTCCAATACCGATCCAGGCCACTCGTGGCCCGATACCTCTCCAAAAAGCCCCAAACCCTTCCTTGGAAATATCCTGAACCACATCCTTGATCCGTACTCGACCACCTTCCGCACCATCTTCCCGACGAGCGAGCATGACTCGCGTCTTAATAACGTCGAGAGGGGTCGTAAGCCCCGCGGCAATTGCGCCGGCGACACTGCCAAACATAGCACTTGTGGAGGCCGGTACTTGGTCTATGGAAGAGTCCGAGCCAGATTTCGAAGCATGCCGCATGCGCTTAGCATATGCCTCCTTCATTGATTCCCACATAGTGAACTGTAAAACGGTGAACGGGATTTCCCTCGCAATGGTGATACCGGCTCCCCGGTACAGTTCCCTGATGACCTGTCCATAACCCCCACTAATCCCACGGGCAGCATCTGAGTGGCGTAAAGCTAGGATGTCCTTTAAGGCTAATAGACTAGAGCCGCCAAAGAGACCCGCTTGAGCTCTCTGCTTGACAACTTCAGTAGGCACGCGAACTGCGCAAGCTGCTACCTCGCCCATAGAAGAAGCAAGAGAGTGTGTAAGGATTATGTGAGTCCGAGACGGAGCTTCGGAGCTCGAGGTCGGCAGAAGAGAACGTTTCACGCCATCGtagacgatgaagaaggatgcgGCAGATGGTGCCGAGCCGAAGAGGACGGAAGGGAGACCAGCATATATTCCTCGGATGGTTTGTCTCAGGGACAGACTGGCAGCGGGAGCTGATGGGGCATGATGTCTAGCTTTCTGAAGGCGTGTTTTGATCGTATCTAAAGGGTACAAAGAACAGTCGACAGTG
This DNA window, taken from Aspergillus flavus chromosome 5, complete sequence, encodes the following:
- a CDS encoding uncharacterized protein (domain of unknown function-domain containing protein); its protein translation is MPPVAIDWGYSAGRDGVICSWDLNLSLKSSSPPTFGASKPAPTTFRNQVQAHSHWINDIVLTKNNSALVSASSDTTVRLWRPHSECTEVSDPIGKHADYVKALATPGSHASWVASGGLDHKVYLWDLNGGGEVLNIDACGGDSTAKGSVYALGAVSSVIASGGPESVVRVWDPKSGKLITKFVGHTDNIRDILVNRDGDTIMTASSDQTVKIWSLTAGRCMHTLTMHNDSVWSLYSNHPQLSVFYSSDRSGLVAKTDTRYSADIEQGLCVATLQEHDGVVNVVAAGDYIWTATPKSSINRWNDVDTTADIEPPSSRERETASGTETATTEKSKTADNRPEKIPYDSVLLLSNTSTFPKARVPETAQPHSNANAQSPSSEIDDDLGLTLPVHTLPDDTIEGQHGLIKYFFLNDRKRTLTQDSAGEVVLWDLLKCVPIQSYGKRHIDDVASELNTIESIAHWCTIDIRTGRLSVILEPGRCFDAEVYADEAELSDYSQIRDDQRINLGKWILRWLFAPLIEEELKRDSEYRSAALAKAEEIAKLNLSNTSAPMDIPFADGSRNLATSFDPSISSLRLGYESIGSPSTPGFGIGFANSPGSLATPTLNPNASNNSHLGTSPGEFSDYLTSHPTADMTRSSLSDKSSDYLSSPRTHGLPPLDTDKALPTPGEPTPTALPQSPMEPDKEERKKGSSLFGKKFRMDFPKKLGRTSSEVKPQIQEEKVEESDKSSVKEEKVFENNLGGFIERIRSEYDEHISAHPGQELTPAFAPSQENETPALNIPDRVAVLIQEETGETAVASDLYRGSVGSIREEIDKLEKSIPLWLADLLLKNQVPFKEPVKIAFTLKPYDDLLPPVVKPEVNVANGNTTNNRLNANRMLRAKKILAYVAERIDPPNPDEPEENAMKPEEYLELYCHKVLIPPNMTLATIRTHIWRSSGDMVLHYKANGKKEIRMPGPGQEDERDNQNAGAGSHPPAEAGGMPQGEGGSFLTGEIASKSMAASSIRRHTATQAISASQSLESFQRVWLGSRLSRPFPRRLGLAVSGGADSMALAYLSKQWEKSRPNDISVTAFVVDHKAREESTREANTVSQWLQDIGVKSEILELTWPESTKSPSKVTAFETHARRLRFQALGKACRDRQIEALLMGHHQDDTVETTLWRLCTGAKGAGLAGIPEVTRIPECHGIYGVSESGSSYTIPSRPQRSSAQARNDTTVSTGGILICRPLLPFPKSSLLATCHENNIPYVSDPTNFDPTLTPRNAIRSLLAEDKLPKALQGPSILSLIKSSQSLLRNSTSLSNTLLTFCKINHLNLPAGTITLTFPSNPINPTSFLNTVPNKAETKGKETQRTHQIKCLTLRRITDLLAPFPENHFPLRSYESFTDLVFPPQDQPVPQKRKPFTLGGVMFQPVNTKGDQDTTSTEADQSVQSGNTWLLSRQPFMRNRLPSLRVEVPVSGLSVGYTSWMLWDNRFWVRFGFTPGQGSCGAGVEVAEDTSKGEVMSLLVRPLQPSDLQVIRRVVDERGGRSEKKKKKMDPALAGLLDRLGQEAPGLTRFTLPMVVIEKGFCGLEYDLPVGLPTLDLWFPGMWESLQMSGRLRWEWMYKMIDNEPVELMGWL
- a CDS encoding DUF985 domain protein, giving the protein MDIPIISIKPFYQPPSRNENRAPESPTIQKTIQALQLQPHPEGGYYCETDRHPLRIPNPYCDDMDNRKTVTEPDGEKATRSASTTIYYFITPGSPMGYFHRNRSRTVHTLHRGRGRYVILHADRAKENGGIAPIESFVVGHRIEKGERLQWVVDGGKYKCSYLLPDSDGDLPDDNKSEGLLISETVVPGFEFYDHDFLTAEKMEQLLTTEQVEELKWMVRET
- a CDS encoding mitochondrial carrier domain-containing protein; protein product: MVQSPEAEPLVSLWTRSLLSGAVAGLTVDCSLYPLDTIKTRLQKARHHAPSAPAASLSLRQTIRGIYAGLPSVLFGSAPSAASFFIVYDGVKRSLLPTSSSEAPSRTHIILTHSLASSMGEVAACAVRVPTEVVKQRAQAGLFGGSSLLALKDILALRHSDAARGISGGYGQVIRELYRGAGITIAREIPFTVLQFTMWESMKEAYAKRMRHASKSGSDSSIDQVPASTSAMFGSVAGAIAAGLTTPLDVIKTRVMLARREDGAEGGRVRIKDVVQDISKEGFGAFWRGIGPRVAWIGIGGAVFLGSYQWAWNSLERKSRSQDE